From one Roseofilum capinflatum BLCC-M114 genomic stretch:
- the rplC gene encoding 50S ribosomal protein L3, producing the protein MTVGILGTKLGMTQIFDMEEGIAIPVTVVQAGPCTVTQIKTPETDGYSAIQLGYDSVPKRRLNRPKIGHLEKSGAVAGETGLRHLREYRSDTVTSYELGQELKADLFTEGQLVDVVGKSIGRGFAGYQKRHNFRRGPMSHGSKNHRLPGSTGAGTTPGRIYPGKKMAGRKGNAQITIRKLEVVRVDTDRNLLLIKGSVPGKPGTLLSIAPTNKVGG; encoded by the coding sequence GTGACTGTAGGTATTCTCGGAACCAAACTCGGCATGACCCAAATCTTCGATATGGAAGAAGGAATTGCCATTCCGGTTACCGTTGTGCAAGCTGGGCCATGCACCGTAACCCAAATCAAAACCCCAGAAACCGATGGCTATAGCGCCATTCAACTGGGCTATGATAGTGTCCCCAAACGGCGGTTAAACCGTCCAAAGATTGGGCACTTAGAAAAATCGGGCGCTGTGGCGGGGGAAACAGGACTGCGGCATCTGCGGGAATATCGCAGCGATACCGTCACCAGCTATGAACTTGGACAAGAACTCAAAGCCGATCTCTTTACAGAAGGTCAACTCGTCGATGTAGTTGGCAAAAGTATTGGTCGTGGGTTCGCCGGTTACCAAAAGCGCCATAACTTCCGCCGGGGGCCCATGTCCCACGGTTCAAAAAACCACCGCCTTCCTGGATCGACCGGAGCAGGAACGACACCCGGAAGAATTTATCCGGGTAAAAAAATGGCAGGACGTAAAGGCAATGCCCAAATCACGATCCGCAAACTCGAAGTCGTGCGGGTAGATACCGATCGCAACCTACTGCTGATTAAAGGTTCAGTCCCTGGCAAACCCGGAACGCTCCTGAGTATCGCCCCAACCAATAAAGTGGGCGGCTGA